A single genomic interval of Plantibacter sp. Leaf314 harbors:
- a CDS encoding type II toxin-antitoxin system PemK/MazF family toxin — MPTFVSILRRVAGALLGPSTSAASSAARTARRSSAPTTTHASTPTTTATPGRTGPTATVEVDPRAVRGVSLEYAPVVDGDPDPGEIVWTWVPYEERDGRGKDRPVLIVARSTGGRVLAVQLTSKDHSQEGDFVPLGSGAWDSAGRPSWANLDRVFHVHPDGMRREAAQVPRDRFTRVAAALRVRYGWR, encoded by the coding sequence GTGCCAACCTTCGTCTCGATCCTCCGCCGGGTGGCGGGTGCCCTCCTCGGCCCGTCGACGAGCGCCGCCTCGAGCGCCGCTCGCACGGCTCGCCGCTCGTCCGCCCCGACCACGACGCACGCCTCCACCCCGACCACGACCGCCACGCCGGGACGGACCGGTCCGACCGCGACGGTCGAAGTGGATCCGCGGGCTGTCCGCGGCGTGTCGCTCGAGTACGCACCGGTCGTCGACGGAGATCCCGACCCGGGGGAGATCGTCTGGACCTGGGTCCCGTACGAGGAGCGCGACGGGCGCGGCAAGGACCGCCCGGTCCTCATCGTGGCCCGGTCCACCGGCGGCCGGGTGCTCGCGGTGCAGTTGACGAGCAAGGACCACTCGCAGGAGGGCGACTTCGTCCCGCTCGGCTCAGGTGCTTGGGACAGTGCCGGCCGCCCGAGCTGGGCGAACCTCGACCGGGTGTTCCACGTCCACCCCGACGGGATGCGGCGAGAGGCGGCGCAGGTCCCTCGCGACCGCTTCACCCGGGTCGCCGCGGCCTTGCGTGTGCGATACGGATGGCGCTGA
- a CDS encoding ammonium transporter, translating into MDTGSIAWGVTATALVLFMTPGVAFFYGGLVKAKSVVSMMMMSFGALGLISVLWILYGFNMSAVGSPLEFAGNPFSDFGMTALASGETANTDLVGATYGATFAIITIALISGAIADRAKFGSWMIFAGLFATIAYFPIAAWVWGGGWIMNLGATLFGEDAGIGVIDYAGGTAVHINAGAAALALALVLGKRIGFQKGITKPHNVPLTLLGAAILWFGWFGFNAGAEWLNELANVGLIVVNTVGATAAAIIGWIVVEKVKDGKATSVGAASGAVAGLVAITPACANLTPGWALLLGIVAGAVCAIAVELKFKLGFDDSLDVVGIHLVGGLIGTLYLGLFATGTGLFVGGGVEQLAVQAIAAFAVLVYSFVVAFIIGFAIEKTIGFRVKNEDEIAGVDTSVHGEEGYALVD; encoded by the coding sequence ATGGATACAGGCAGTATCGCCTGGGGAGTCACGGCAACCGCTCTGGTGCTGTTCATGACCCCCGGCGTCGCATTCTTCTACGGCGGCCTCGTGAAGGCGAAGAGCGTCGTCAGCATGATGATGATGAGTTTCGGCGCACTGGGCCTCATCAGCGTGCTGTGGATCCTCTACGGCTTCAACATGTCGGCCGTCGGCAGCCCGCTCGAGTTCGCGGGCAACCCGTTCTCCGACTTCGGGATGACCGCACTCGCGAGCGGCGAGACGGCGAACACCGACCTGGTGGGAGCGACCTACGGTGCCACCTTCGCCATCATCACGATCGCGCTGATCTCCGGCGCCATCGCCGACCGTGCGAAGTTCGGCTCCTGGATGATCTTCGCCGGTCTCTTCGCGACCATCGCCTACTTCCCGATCGCCGCCTGGGTCTGGGGCGGCGGCTGGATCATGAACCTCGGCGCGACGCTGTTCGGCGAGGACGCCGGCATCGGCGTCATCGACTACGCGGGCGGAACCGCGGTACACATCAACGCCGGAGCCGCCGCCCTCGCCCTCGCGCTGGTCCTCGGCAAGCGCATCGGCTTCCAGAAGGGCATCACGAAGCCGCACAACGTGCCGCTCACCCTCCTCGGTGCGGCCATCCTGTGGTTCGGCTGGTTCGGCTTCAACGCCGGTGCGGAGTGGCTGAACGAGCTCGCGAACGTCGGACTCATCGTCGTCAACACCGTCGGGGCGACCGCGGCCGCCATCATCGGTTGGATCGTCGTCGAGAAGGTCAAGGACGGCAAGGCGACCTCGGTGGGCGCCGCGTCCGGCGCCGTCGCGGGCCTCGTCGCCATCACCCCGGCGTGCGCGAACCTGACTCCGGGTTGGGCGCTGCTGCTCGGCATCGTGGCCGGCGCCGTCTGCGCCATCGCCGTCGAGCTGAAGTTCAAGCTCGGCTTCGACGACTCGCTCGACGTCGTCGGCATCCACCTCGTCGGCGGCCTCATCGGGACGCTCTACCTCGGTCTCTTCGCCACCGGGACCGGCCTCTTCGTCGGCGGCGGTGTCGAGCAGCTCGCGGTCCAGGCCATCGCCGCCTTCGCCGTCCTCGTCTACTCCTTCGTCGTGGCCTTCATCATCGGCTTCGCGATCGAGAAGACGATCGGCTTCCGCGTCAAGAACGAGGACGAGATCGCCGGCGTCGACACCTCCGTGCACGGCGAGGAGGGGTACGCCCTCGTCGACTGA
- the zapE gene encoding cell division protein ZapE produces MSSVPTGNRSLTDRNPAVSGAEIVASLTPPRQFHEASFDSYRPDPDFPGQAAAVEQLRGFFAPQAGGGGGFFGRRKSKEPKAKPGVYLDGGFGVGKTHLLAALWHDAPGRKKYFGTFIEYTALVGALGYAATVAELSGATLICIDEFELDDPGDTMVMTRLLGELVSTGTRIAATSNTPPNALGEGRFAAADFLREIQAISANFETLRIDGTDYRRRSIEGHAVVSSDERFDERVADAAAAGRHVTVDSFDELITHLAAVHPSRFIGLLEGVDVIALREVHVLTDQGQALRLVAFIDRVYDAQIPMVTTGTALDEVFGGDMLNGGYRKKYLRAMSRMIALTSMD; encoded by the coding sequence ATGTCCTCCGTCCCGACCGGGAACCGCAGCCTCACGGACCGCAATCCGGCGGTCAGCGGAGCCGAGATCGTCGCCAGCCTGACGCCGCCGCGACAGTTCCATGAGGCGAGCTTCGACTCGTACCGTCCGGATCCCGACTTCCCGGGCCAGGCGGCCGCCGTCGAGCAGTTGCGTGGCTTCTTCGCCCCGCAGGCCGGCGGCGGAGGCGGCTTCTTCGGCCGACGGAAGTCCAAGGAACCGAAGGCCAAACCCGGCGTCTACCTCGACGGCGGCTTCGGCGTCGGCAAGACCCACCTGCTCGCCGCGCTCTGGCACGACGCCCCCGGGCGGAAGAAGTACTTCGGCACCTTTATCGAGTACACCGCGCTCGTCGGCGCGCTCGGGTACGCGGCGACGGTCGCCGAGCTCAGCGGTGCCACGCTCATCTGCATCGACGAGTTCGAGCTCGACGACCCGGGCGACACCATGGTGATGACCCGACTGCTCGGCGAACTCGTGTCGACCGGCACCCGGATCGCGGCGACCTCCAACACGCCGCCGAACGCCCTCGGCGAAGGCCGCTTCGCCGCAGCCGACTTCCTCCGCGAGATCCAGGCCATCAGCGCCAACTTCGAGACCCTGCGCATCGACGGGACCGACTACCGTCGCCGCAGCATCGAGGGACACGCCGTCGTGAGTTCCGACGAGCGGTTCGACGAACGCGTCGCCGACGCCGCAGCCGCCGGCCGCCACGTCACCGTCGACAGCTTCGACGAGCTCATCACCCATCTCGCGGCCGTGCACCCCTCCCGGTTCATCGGACTGCTCGAGGGGGTCGACGTCATCGCACTCCGCGAGGTGCACGTCCTCACCGACCAGGGCCAGGCGCTGCGCCTCGTCGCTTTCATCGACCGCGTGTACGACGCCCAGATCCCCATGGTCACGACCGGGACCGCCCTGGACGAGGTCTTCGGCGGCGACATGCTGAACGGTGGCTACCGCAAGAAGTACCTGCGGGCGATGTCGCGCATGATCGCCCTCACCTCGATGGACTGA
- a CDS encoding sulfurtransferase, protein MTVDADSTSTKFAAYAHPERLVTADWLEAHLGEPGLVVVESDEDVLLYEAGHIPGAVKIDWHTDLNDPVERDYIDGAAFADLLGSRGISRDDTIVVYGDKNNWWAAYALWVFSLFGHEDVRLLDGGRDKWIADGRAITRDVADREATTYPVVERDDSKLRAYKDDVLAHLGKPLIDVRSPEEYSGERTTAPAYPEEGALRAGHIPSAQSVPWGKAVAEDGTFRPAEELDAIYRDGAGLAEGDEVIAYCRIGERSSHTWFVLQHLLGFDDVRNYDGSWTEWGSAVRVPITQGSEPGEVPTR, encoded by the coding sequence ATGACCGTCGACGCCGATTCGACCTCGACCAAGTTCGCCGCCTACGCCCACCCCGAGCGCCTCGTCACGGCGGATTGGCTGGAAGCGCACCTGGGCGAACCGGGGCTCGTCGTCGTCGAGTCCGACGAGGACGTGTTGCTGTACGAGGCCGGTCACATCCCGGGTGCGGTGAAGATCGACTGGCACACGGACCTCAACGACCCCGTCGAGCGCGACTACATCGACGGGGCCGCCTTCGCGGACCTGCTCGGCTCCCGAGGGATCTCCCGCGACGACACGATCGTCGTCTACGGCGACAAGAACAACTGGTGGGCCGCGTACGCGCTCTGGGTGTTCAGCCTCTTCGGACACGAGGACGTCCGCCTGCTCGACGGCGGGCGCGACAAGTGGATCGCGGACGGCCGGGCGATCACCCGCGACGTCGCCGACCGCGAGGCGACCACGTACCCCGTCGTGGAGCGCGACGACTCGAAGCTCCGCGCCTACAAGGACGACGTGCTCGCGCACCTCGGGAAGCCGCTCATCGACGTGCGCTCCCCCGAGGAGTACAGCGGCGAGCGGACGACCGCTCCCGCCTACCCCGAGGAGGGTGCGCTGCGCGCCGGGCACATCCCCAGCGCCCAGAGTGTCCCGTGGGGCAAGGCCGTGGCCGAGGACGGCACGTTCCGGCCGGCCGAGGAACTCGACGCGATCTACCGGGACGGAGCCGGTCTGGCCGAGGGCGACGAGGTGATCGCCTACTGCCGCATCGGCGAGCGGTCGAGCCACACCTGGTTCGTGCTGCAGCACCTCCTGGGCTTCGACGACGTCCGCAACTACGACGGCTCGTGGACGGAGTGGGGCAGCGCCGTCCGGGTGCCGATCACGCAGGGCTCCGAGCCCGGCGAGGTGCCGACGCGCTGA
- a CDS encoding SufE family protein produces the protein MTDALLAPNLAEIRDEFLAVEERSRLQLLLEFSDELPPLPERYRDHPDLMERVLECQAPVFFFIEVDEDGIVHLFATAPEEAPTTRGFASILVQGLEGLTVDEVLAVPDDFPQMIGLSRAVSPLRLRGMSALLGRAKRRLREFA, from the coding sequence ATGACCGATGCCCTCCTCGCCCCGAACCTCGCCGAGATCCGCGACGAATTCCTCGCCGTCGAGGAACGATCCCGGCTCCAACTGCTGCTCGAGTTCAGCGACGAGTTGCCGCCGCTGCCCGAGCGCTACCGCGACCACCCGGACCTCATGGAACGCGTGCTCGAGTGTCAGGCGCCCGTGTTCTTCTTCATCGAGGTCGACGAGGACGGGATCGTGCACCTGTTCGCCACGGCACCGGAGGAGGCACCGACGACACGCGGGTTCGCGAGCATCCTGGTCCAGGGGCTCGAGGGCTTGACGGTCGACGAGGTGCTCGCCGTCCCGGACGACTTCCCGCAGATGATCGGGCTGTCGCGCGCGGTCTCCCCGCTTCGACTGCGAGGGATGTCGGCCCTCCTCGGTCGCGCCAAGCGTCGCCTCCGCGAGTTCGCCTGA
- a CDS encoding S9 family peptidase, translating to MNGQRHAGRRRGPGSLAGGLGSTISEVRRRRSPATDAVLIAGGATAAVGALGLAIVATIARKVVVPARDRPSEARILALDRAAGTLELVATPDTVVPGRYGSWVTRRAAYVQLGDIVEMRPHTVVRTLLGGDVDALRVGQEAEFSGWFFRRPDELGLAAEDVLVPTPLGPAPAWAIHPEEGPSTRWAVLVHGRGTTRSEALRAVPSFRNAGYSCLLVSYRNDGDAPPALDFRYALGDEEWRDVDAAIGWVREQGAADVVLMGWSMGGAIVLQASRRTTHPELIRAVALDSPVIDWVDVLQHQARENRIPSVVGRVALLAISRRWGRLLTGQATSIDLARLDYVANAADLALPILLMHSDDDGYVPAGPSRALALARPDIVTFVPFTVARHTKLWNYDPERWTAAVSDWLDEIVPLPPGH from the coding sequence ATGAATGGGCAGAGGCACGCCGGGCGGAGACGCGGACCCGGGTCGTTGGCGGGCGGTCTTGGATCGACGATCAGCGAGGTCCGTCGACGACGTTCACCGGCCACCGATGCGGTCCTCATCGCGGGTGGGGCGACGGCCGCTGTCGGCGCCCTGGGACTCGCGATCGTGGCGACCATCGCACGGAAGGTCGTGGTGCCGGCCCGCGACCGACCGAGCGAGGCGCGCATCCTCGCGCTCGATCGAGCGGCGGGGACGCTCGAACTGGTCGCGACCCCGGACACCGTGGTCCCCGGCCGGTACGGCAGCTGGGTCACCCGGCGGGCCGCCTACGTGCAACTGGGGGACATCGTCGAGATGCGCCCGCACACCGTCGTCCGCACGCTGCTCGGCGGAGACGTGGACGCGCTCCGGGTCGGTCAGGAGGCCGAGTTCAGCGGCTGGTTCTTCCGGCGGCCCGATGAGCTCGGACTCGCCGCGGAGGACGTGCTCGTGCCGACACCGCTCGGTCCCGCCCCGGCGTGGGCGATCCATCCGGAGGAGGGCCCGTCGACGCGCTGGGCCGTCCTCGTACACGGTCGGGGCACGACCCGGTCCGAAGCCCTGCGGGCCGTGCCCAGCTTCCGGAACGCCGGGTACTCCTGCCTGCTCGTCTCCTACCGGAACGACGGGGACGCACCGCCGGCACTCGACTTCCGGTACGCCCTCGGCGACGAGGAGTGGCGGGACGTCGACGCGGCGATCGGCTGGGTGCGCGAGCAGGGTGCCGCGGACGTGGTCCTCATGGGGTGGTCCATGGGCGGCGCCATCGTGCTGCAGGCCTCACGCCGGACGACGCACCCCGAGTTGATCCGTGCCGTCGCGCTCGACTCGCCGGTCATCGACTGGGTGGACGTCCTGCAGCACCAGGCACGGGAGAACCGTATCCCGAGCGTGGTGGGGCGCGTCGCGCTGCTCGCCATCAGCCGTCGGTGGGGGAGACTCCTCACCGGGCAGGCGACGAGCATCGACCTCGCCAGGCTCGACTACGTCGCCAACGCCGCCGACCTCGCGCTACCCATCCTCCTGATGCACAGCGACGACGACGGATACGTCCCCGCCGGACCGTCGAGGGCCCTCGCGCTCGCCCGCCCGGACATCGTGACCTTCGTCCCCTTCACCGTCGCCAGACACACGAAGCTCTGGAACTACGACCCGGAGCGCTGGACCGCGGCGGTCTCGGACTGGCTCGACGAGATCGTGCCGCTCCCACCCGGCCACTGA
- a CDS encoding DUF3000 domain-containing protein yields the protein MVESPTTAKVPEEFARAVDAVRAAAVRPDLRVTEIPAPSNLAPFAIALAADVSPSRHDADSDLGTGRFVLLYDPEGSEAWGGRFRVVCFAQAPLETEIGLDPFLADVAWSWLVDALDTRGAAYQAASGTATKIISSGFGELARQGDGAQIELRASWTPLESDVAAHVEGWGELLCMLAGLPPTTEGVSLLSVKRAHRE from the coding sequence GTGGTAGAGAGTCCGACGACGGCAAAGGTTCCCGAAGAGTTCGCCCGAGCGGTGGACGCTGTTCGCGCGGCTGCCGTCCGACCCGATCTGCGGGTCACGGAGATCCCCGCGCCGAGCAACCTCGCGCCCTTCGCGATCGCCCTCGCTGCGGATGTGTCGCCGAGTCGACACGACGCGGACTCGGACCTCGGCACGGGACGCTTCGTGCTCCTCTACGACCCCGAGGGCTCGGAGGCCTGGGGTGGCCGGTTCCGCGTGGTCTGCTTCGCGCAGGCGCCGCTGGAGACCGAGATCGGCCTCGACCCGTTCCTCGCCGACGTCGCATGGTCCTGGCTCGTCGACGCGCTGGACACCCGAGGTGCCGCCTATCAGGCCGCCTCCGGAACGGCGACGAAGATCATCTCGAGCGGCTTCGGTGAACTGGCTCGCCAGGGCGACGGCGCACAGATCGAGCTCCGGGCCTCGTGGACGCCGCTCGAGAGCGACGTCGCGGCGCACGTGGAAGGATGGGGAGAGCTGCTGTGCATGCTCGCCGGCTTGCCTCCGACCACCGAAGGGGTGTCCCTGTTGTCCGTCAAACGAGCTCACCGTGAGTGA
- a CDS encoding HRDC domain-containing protein, translating into MVTDTREAYLASLEVLAAGNGPFALDAERASGYRYSQRAYLIQVYRRGAGVFLYDPPAIGSMAELGELIQGERSILHAASQDLACLREVGVDPSELFDTELGARLLGLPRVGLGAVVEELLGIHLAKEHSAADWSTRPLPAAWLEYAALDVELLVDAAEELAARIEEAGKSDIARQEFEATLAREAKAPRAEPWRRLSGLHAVRGQRNLAVARELWLARDALAQRRDTAPGRLIPDASITAAAKANPASKRDLAALSDFRGRASRTELDLWWSAIHTGQTTEDLPGARPSSDTLPPPRSWTDKNPEAHARYTAARTRILATAEFLTMPVENLLTPETLRRLAWSPPEPLTVEAVAAALSEHDARPWQIDATARAITDAFVESAQSLEEPDPDAS; encoded by the coding sequence ATCGTCACCGACACCCGCGAGGCCTACCTCGCCTCGCTCGAGGTCCTGGCAGCCGGGAACGGCCCGTTCGCACTCGACGCCGAGCGTGCGTCCGGGTACCGCTACTCCCAGCGCGCCTATCTCATCCAGGTCTACCGCCGCGGCGCCGGTGTGTTCCTCTACGACCCGCCGGCGATCGGCTCCATGGCCGAACTCGGCGAGCTGATCCAGGGCGAGCGGTCGATCCTCCACGCCGCGAGCCAAGACCTCGCCTGCCTCCGCGAGGTGGGTGTCGATCCGAGTGAACTCTTCGACACCGAACTCGGTGCGCGGCTGCTCGGCCTGCCGCGGGTCGGGCTCGGAGCCGTGGTCGAGGAGCTGCTGGGTATCCACCTGGCCAAGGAGCACTCCGCGGCCGACTGGTCGACCCGTCCTCTGCCGGCCGCCTGGCTCGAATACGCGGCGCTCGACGTCGAACTCCTCGTGGACGCGGCGGAGGAACTGGCCGCCCGCATCGAGGAGGCCGGCAAGAGCGACATCGCCCGGCAGGAGTTCGAGGCGACCCTCGCGCGCGAGGCCAAAGCGCCCCGAGCCGAACCGTGGCGTCGGCTCTCCGGACTCCATGCCGTCCGCGGGCAGCGGAACCTCGCGGTCGCCCGAGAGCTGTGGCTCGCCCGCGACGCCCTCGCGCAGCGCCGCGACACCGCGCCGGGTCGCCTCATCCCCGATGCGTCGATCACCGCGGCAGCCAAGGCGAACCCGGCGTCGAAACGCGACCTCGCGGCACTCTCCGACTTCCGCGGCCGTGCGAGCCGCACGGAGCTCGACCTCTGGTGGAGTGCGATCCACACGGGCCAGACCACCGAGGACCTGCCGGGAGCCCGCCCGAGCTCCGACACGCTCCCTCCCCCGCGCAGCTGGACCGACAAGAACCCCGAGGCGCACGCCAGGTACACCGCGGCACGGACGCGCATCCTCGCGACGGCGGAGTTCCTGACGATGCCCGTCGAGAACCTGCTCACCCCAGAGACGCTGCGCCGCCTGGCGTGGTCGCCGCCCGAGCCGCTCACCGTCGAGGCGGTCGCGGCAGCCCTCTCCGAGCACGATGCGCGGCCCTGGCAGATCGACGCGACCGCTCGCGCGATCACCGACGCCTTTGTGGAGTCGGCCCAATCCCTCGAGGAGCCTGACCCGGACGCTTCGTAG
- a CDS encoding thiolase family protein: MAEQADVVFVDGVRTPFGRAGEKGMYWNTRADDLIVKAIIGLLERHPGLPLDRIDEVAIAATTQQGDQGLTLGRTAALLAGLPKSVPGFAIDRMCAGAMTSVTTLGSGIAFGAYDLVLAGGVEHMGRHPMGLDADPNPRFLAERLVSEDALNMGKTAERIHDRFPHLTKERSDRFGMRSQQKVAAAYEAGRLQPDLIPVALRSDSGWGLATSDEGLRPETTMEGLAGLKTPFRPHGRVTAGNASPLTDGATVSMLASADTAKELGLTSKMRLVSFAFAGVEPEIMGIGPVPSTEKALRKAGLSIDDIGLFELNEAFAVQVLSFLDHFGIDDEDPRVNPWGGAIAVGHPLAASGVRLMIQLAAQFAEHPEVRYGLTAMCVGLGQGGTVIWENPHFTGKKGRK, from the coding sequence GTGGCCGAACAAGCCGACGTCGTATTCGTTGATGGAGTCCGGACACCGTTCGGACGAGCCGGCGAGAAGGGCATGTACTGGAACACCAGGGCCGACGATCTGATCGTCAAGGCGATCATCGGATTGCTCGAACGTCACCCTGGTCTGCCACTCGACCGGATCGACGAGGTGGCCATCGCCGCCACGACCCAGCAGGGTGACCAGGGACTCACGCTCGGCCGGACCGCTGCGCTGCTCGCGGGCCTGCCGAAGTCCGTCCCCGGCTTCGCGATCGACCGCATGTGCGCTGGGGCGATGACCTCGGTCACCACCCTGGGCAGCGGCATCGCGTTCGGTGCCTACGACCTGGTCCTCGCCGGCGGTGTCGAGCACATGGGTCGCCACCCGATGGGGCTCGACGCCGACCCGAACCCCCGCTTCCTCGCCGAGCGCCTCGTGAGCGAGGACGCACTGAACATGGGTAAGACGGCGGAACGCATCCACGACCGGTTCCCGCACCTGACGAAGGAACGCTCCGACCGCTTCGGCATGCGGAGCCAGCAGAAGGTCGCGGCGGCCTATGAAGCGGGACGCCTCCAGCCTGACCTCATCCCGGTCGCCCTCCGGAGCGACAGCGGTTGGGGACTCGCCACGAGCGACGAGGGGCTGCGGCCAGAGACCACCATGGAGGGTCTCGCTGGACTGAAGACGCCGTTCCGGCCCCACGGCCGCGTGACGGCCGGCAACGCCTCGCCGTTGACCGACGGGGCGACCGTGAGCATGCTCGCGAGCGCCGACACGGCCAAGGAGCTGGGACTCACGTCGAAGATGCGGCTCGTCAGCTTCGCCTTCGCCGGTGTCGAACCGGAGATCATGGGCATCGGCCCCGTCCCGTCCACCGAGAAGGCCCTGCGCAAGGCGGGGCTCTCCATCGACGACATCGGTCTGTTCGAACTGAACGAGGCGTTCGCCGTCCAGGTGCTCTCCTTCCTCGACCACTTCGGTATCGACGACGAAGACCCGCGCGTGAACCCGTGGGGTGGCGCGATCGCCGTCGGGCACCCGCTCGCGGCATCCGGCGTCCGGCTCATGATCCAGCTCGCCGCGCAGTTCGCCGAGCACCCCGAGGTCCGCTACGGACTCACCGCCATGTGCGTCGGCCTCGGCCAGGGTGGCACCGTGATTTGGGAGAACCCGCACTTCACCGGCAAGAAGGGACGCAAGTAG
- a CDS encoding 3-hydroxyacyl-CoA dehydrogenase NAD-binding domain-containing protein — MTDYTTIDFSELVAISGDDEVVTRSYVKDVTMASGRTIALITLDNGRDHTRPNTLGPVTLLELDGVIETQRTRAASGEIDGLAITGKPFILAAGADLSKVGDIPSRAVATKLAQLGHHVFGKLEDLGVPTFVFINGLALGGGLEIGLNANYRTVDASAPAIALPEVFLGLIPGWGGAYLLPNLIGIENALNVVISNPLKNNRMLKAQDALAYGIADVMFPAATFLEDSLRWADGVLGGTVTVQRKNVPGKVERTIKWPLAISTARKMLESKIGTVAKSPYAALDLLEAARSGTKAQGFEREDRALSELIVGDQFQASMYAFDLVQKRAKRPAGAPDKQLARRVTKVGIIGAGLMASQFALLFLRRLQVPVVITDLDQGHVDAGVTRIHGEIDTLREKGRISPDESNRLKALLSGTTDKADFADCDWVIEAVFEEVGVKQSVFAEVEQYVSEQTVLATNTSSLSVEEIGAKLAHPERLVGFHFFNPVAVMPLLEVVKTPQTDDETLATAFATAAKLKKSAILTADAPGFIVNRLLAKVMGEAAHALDAGTPVLTVERAFAPIGLPMTPFQLIDLVGWKVAAHVQDTMVGKFPDRFFASENLHRLAALDSVVEKDKGGKVTGFTKQAQKALVTGDAPLSEAEILRRVEDGLASEIKLMLDEGVVAAAQDIDLGLILGAGWPFQDGGATPYLDRVGASERAFGDTFHHPPIRGVQA; from the coding sequence ATGACCGACTACACGACCATCGACTTCTCGGAACTCGTCGCGATCAGCGGCGACGACGAGGTCGTCACCCGCTCGTACGTCAAGGACGTCACGATGGCGAGCGGGCGCACGATCGCGCTCATCACCCTCGACAACGGACGCGACCACACCCGGCCGAACACCCTCGGCCCGGTGACCCTGCTCGAACTCGACGGGGTCATCGAGACGCAGCGGACCCGTGCCGCATCCGGTGAGATCGACGGACTCGCCATCACGGGCAAGCCGTTCATCCTGGCGGCGGGCGCCGACCTGAGCAAGGTCGGCGACATCCCGTCCCGTGCGGTGGCCACGAAGCTCGCGCAGCTCGGCCACCATGTCTTCGGCAAGCTCGAGGACCTCGGCGTACCGACCTTCGTCTTCATCAACGGGCTCGCGCTCGGTGGCGGACTCGAGATCGGCCTCAACGCGAACTATCGCACCGTCGACGCCTCGGCGCCCGCGATCGCGCTCCCCGAGGTGTTCCTCGGACTCATCCCGGGCTGGGGCGGTGCCTACCTGCTCCCGAACCTGATCGGCATCGAGAACGCACTCAACGTCGTCATCTCGAACCCGCTCAAGAACAACCGGATGCTCAAGGCGCAGGACGCGCTCGCCTACGGCATCGCCGACGTCATGTTCCCCGCCGCCACCTTCCTCGAGGACTCGTTGCGCTGGGCCGACGGGGTGCTCGGTGGCACGGTGACCGTGCAGCGCAAGAACGTGCCGGGCAAGGTCGAGCGGACGATCAAGTGGCCGCTCGCCATCAGCACCGCCCGCAAGATGCTCGAGAGCAAGATCGGCACCGTCGCGAAGTCGCCCTACGCGGCCCTCGACCTGCTCGAGGCCGCCCGCAGCGGCACGAAGGCACAGGGGTTCGAGCGAGAGGACCGGGCGCTGTCCGAGCTCATCGTCGGCGACCAGTTCCAGGCGAGCATGTATGCGTTCGACCTCGTGCAGAAGCGCGCCAAGCGGCCCGCGGGTGCGCCGGACAAGCAGCTCGCTCGGCGGGTCACGAAGGTCGGCATCATCGGTGCCGGGCTCATGGCCAGTCAGTTCGCGTTGCTGTTCCTCCGGCGGCTGCAGGTCCCGGTCGTCATCACCGACCTCGATCAGGGGCACGTGGACGCCGGCGTCACCCGGATCCACGGCGAGATCGACACCCTCCGCGAGAAGGGTCGCATCTCCCCCGACGAGTCGAACCGCCTGAAGGCGCTCCTGTCCGGCACCACGGACAAGGCCGACTTCGCGGACTGCGACTGGGTCATCGAGGCCGTCTTCGAAGAGGTCGGGGTGAAGCAGAGCGTCTTCGCCGAGGTCGAGCAGTACGTCTCGGAGCAGACCGTCCTCGCGACGAACACCTCGTCACTCTCCGTCGAGGAGATCGGCGCCAAGCTCGCCCACCCGGAGCGGCTCGTCGGCTTCCACTTCTTCAACCCGGTGGCCGTCATGCCGCTGCTGGAGGTCGTGAAGACGCCGCAGACCGACGATGAGACGCTCGCGACGGCCTTCGCCACCGCGGCGAAGCTCAAGAAGAGTGCGATCCTCACGGCAGACGCACCCGGCTTCATCGTGAACCGGCTCCTCGCGAAGGTGATGGGCGAAGCGGCGCACGCGCTCGACGCCGGCACCCCGGTGCTGACCGTCGAACGCGCCTTCGCACCCATCGGCCTCCCCATGACGCCGTTCCAGCTCATCGACCTGGTCGGCTGGAAGGTCGCGGCACACGTGCAGGACACCATGGTCGGCAAGTTCCCGGATCGCTTCTTCGCCTCCGAGAACCTGCACCGACTGGCCGCGCTGGACTCGGTCGTCGAGAAGGACAAGGGCGGCAAGGTGACGGGCTTCACGAAGCAGGCGCAGAAGGCGCTCGTCACGGGCGACGCGCCGCTCTCGGAAGCCGAGATCCTGCGCCGGGTCGAGGACGGTCTCGCGTCGGAGATCAAGCTCATGTTGGACGAGGGTGTGGTCGCCGCGGCGCAGGACATCGACCTCGGTCTCATCCTGGGGGCCGGCTGGCCGTTCCAGGACGGTGGGGCGACGCCGTACCTCGACCGTGTGGGCGCCAGTGAGCGTGCTTTCGGCGACACGTTCCACCACCCGCCCATCCGCGGGGTGCAGGCGTAG